A genomic segment from Juglans regia cultivar Chandler chromosome 14, Walnut 2.0, whole genome shotgun sequence encodes:
- the LOC109008509 gene encoding uncharacterized protein LOC109008509 has product MAVFVRTKRVTEPLDDKARARLVGMDQPQPSYVSSGSEHSADDSACLSELVHGFLENDSEADSHAGDPVSEPVDSVSECSDDVEDILRSTAGTNAVDSYKKLLVAHVSEAVELFSRLRSTRNIFRRNVMTFLRDRGHNAAICKTKWDSSGGLSAGSYEFIDVIHSTSSSWQSRYFVELDLAAQFDVARPTDQYVTLLRSLPKVLVCRGEELKKLVKIMCDVAKRSLRSRGLSVPPWRKNRYMQNKWFGPYRRTANPVRENTAAPMALPSVGGVKCRFVGFDNAVLDVNVNVNHQHHQHRRGFFVCTR; this is encoded by the coding sequence ATGGCGGTATTTGTCAGGACAAAGCGAGTAACTGAGCCGCTCGACGACAAGGCCAGGGCTCGACTCGTTGGAATGGATCAGCCCCAACCTAGTTACGTCAGCAGCGGAAGTGAACACTCGGCCGACGACTCAGCCTGCCTCTCCGAACTCGTCCATGGTTTCCTCGAGAACGATTCCGAAGCCGATTCGCATGCCGGTGATCCCGTCTCTGAACCTGTCGACTCCGTGTCCGAATGTTCGGATGACGTAGAAGATATTCTCAGATCGACGGCCGGTACCAATGCAGTGGACTCGTACAAGAAATTGCTCGTCGCTCACGTCTCGGAAGCGGTGGAATTGTTCTCCCGTCTGAGATCGACCAGAAACATTTTCCGGCGGAACGTGATGACGTTTCTGCGAGACCGGGGACACAATGCCGCGATCTGCAAGACCAAGTGGGACTCCTCCGGGGGACTCAGTGCGGGTAGCTACGAGTTCATCGACGTGATCCATTCAACCTCCTCCTCATGGCAGAGCCGATACTTCGTTGAGCTCGACCTCGCAGCCCAGTTCGACGTCGCGAGGCCAACGGACCAGTACGTGACGCTTCTCCGCTCTCTGCCCAAGGTTCTCGTCTGCCGCGGCGAGGAGCTGAAGAAATTGGTAAAGATCATGTGCGATGTGGCGAAGAGATCGTTGAGGAGCAGGGGCCTGTCCGTGCCTCCATGGAGGAAGAACCGATACATGCAGAACAAGTGGTTCGGTCCTTACCGTCGCACCGCCAATCCTGTTCGTGAAAACACAGCTGCGCCGATGGCTCTTCCCTCAGTTGGGGGTGTAAAATGCAGGTTCGTCGGGTTCGACAACGCCGTTTTGGACGTAAACGTCAACGTTAACCACCAGCACCACCAACACCGGCGTGGCTTCTTCGTGTGTACCAGATGA
- the LOC109008508 gene encoding recQ-mediated genome instability protein 1 → MPRRRLRLSCSDDEEDDNLQQQLQEEPENENSDPNPNIYLSEPIEISDDDLIDVHEDLSRYSHPPAATNSEHSAQPPPATPASSSSVAGEGSGCSIGDFLGRLGLRLKTEWLGACLNALQTSVPGFSSLDVGAKSKLCFERFLVSDMNYCGDGVLPQNVDLMHLVDLPGPYVLQVDEIVNISCPLRGRYHETPPGTKRCLKLSMTDGVQRVFAMEYRPIQALEVFSPAGQKVIVCNLHVRHGLLMLVPEAFEVLGGLVEELEAARKRLVDEVNKPPRGKRTRTGSVPTLATRATLAAWPPNGVNAAGQNNSSMLQDGTPFPANNQGVTAIPSCTNTSQRTTRESAASTIENAAPNTSPSVIMGFEDMHIDAAPVSRTNTVPNPSPHIVSEVEDIHMVDEVDHPLILSGDQEIPFTYLSSLSAKLSAMKEKSHSVQGKIKCFLTGVKGFQYKQRTKYELRAYVDDGSLIAEILIDHNVVHKGIGHSPEEVTAALSSPDKKIVSDMKETLRQFQIFLANFEGTMLIEMNKTSPLPISLEMSQGCPESDAWLLLRRLKSLSAQTPRLFPLDPIDVSP, encoded by the exons ATGCCGAGACGACGTCTCAGACTAAGCTGCTCCGACGACGAAGAAGACGACAATCTTCAACAACAACTACAAGAAGAACCTGAAAACGAAAACTCTGATCCGAATCCGAATATATATCTTTCTGAACCCATCGAAATCTCCGACGACGACCTCATTGACGTCCACGAAGACCTCTCCCGGTACTCTCATCCTCCGGCGGCGACGAATTCCGAACACTCCGCACAACCGCCTCCGGCGACTCCTGCTTCGAGTTCTTCCGTCGCGGGCGAGGGCTCGGGTTGTTCGATTGGGGATTTTCTTGGAAGGCTCGGGCTGAGGTTGAAGACAGAGTGGCTGGGTGCTTGTTTGAACGCGCTCCAGACCTCCGTGCCTGGATTCTCGAGCCTCGACGTCGGGGCGAAGTCCAAGCTTTGCTTCGAGCGGTTTCTTGTTTCGGATATGAACTACTGTGGGGACGGTGTACTTCCTCAGAATGTGGATTTAATGCACCTCGTCGATCTGCCGGGGCCATACGTATTGCAG GTTGATGAGATAGTTAATATCAGTTGTCCACTCAGAGGGAGGTATCATGAAACACCTCCCGGGACCAAAAGGTGTCTCAAGTTATCCATGACGGATGGTGTTCAACGTGTGTTCGCCATGGAATACAGGCCTATTCAAGCTCTTGAAGTTTTTTCTCCAGCTGGACAGAAG GTTATCGTCTGTAATCTACATGTACGTCATGGACTTTTAATGCTTGTCCCTGAGGCTTTTGAAGTTCTAGGGGGATTGGTTGAGGAGTTAGAAGCAGCACGCAAGCGTCTTGTGGATGAAGTAAATAAGCCACCAAGGGGGAAAAG GACGAGGACAGGATCTGTTCCCACTTTAGCAACTAGAGCAACTCTTGCTGCATGGCCACCAAATGGTGTTAATGCTGCCGGGCAAAACAATAGTTCCATGTTACAAGATGGAACTCCCTTTCCAGCAAATAACCAAG GTGTTACTGCGATTCCATCTTGCACTAATACCAGCCAAAGGACTACAAGAGAGTCTGCTGCTTCTACCATAGAAAATGCTGCTCCTAACACATCACCTTCTGTTATTATGGGATTTGAGGACATGCATATAGATGCTGCTCCTGTTAGCAGGACAAATACCGTGCCTAACCCATCCCCCCATATCGTTTCGGAGGTCGAGGATATTCATATGGTTGATGAGGTAGACCACCCCCTCATACTATCTGGAGACCAGGAAATCCCATTCACTTACTTATCTAGTTTGTCAGCCAAGTTGTCAGCAATGAAGGAGAAATCACATTCTGTTCAGGGAAAAATTAAG TGCTTTTTGACTGGTGTAAAGGGATTCCAATATAAGCAGCGGACAAAGTATGAGCTTCGGGCATATGTTGATGATGGTAGCCTTATTGCTGAGATTCTTATTGATCACAAT GTTGTACATAAAGGAATAGGTCATTCTCCAGAAGAGGTCACTGCCGCTCTTTCTTCTCCTGACAAGAAAATAGTGAGTGACATGAAGGAGACACTCAGGCAGTTCCAGATCTTCTTGGCAAACTTTGAG GGAACAATGCTTATAGAGATGAATAAAACCTCTCCCCTCCCAATTTCTCTTGAGATGAGCCAGGGCTGTCCTGAATCTGATGCGTGGTTGCTACTCAGACGACTAAAGTCCCTTTCTGCTCAAACACCGCGACTTTTCCCCTTGGATCCTATTGATGTGTCCCCTTAA